The Pseudomonas orientalis genome contains a region encoding:
- a CDS encoding efflux transporter outer membrane subunit — translation MPLKPRTAIYYQVKNIKPFIRLRTGRTRLALSLIVLLVLAGCSVAPLPPLNPAPPDAWRNSRAYTAPAHPEFKQWWHAFGDPELDALVIRALQKNLDVAEATERLRATRILSQRAQSPYLPALGIKTTDAVSPDTSTSYLLLGLDAQWELPLFGAKQSADRLAHGHEALMTGDLRTVRVSLVAEVSSRWIELRAAQQLEATLSAIEQVQRKKLELLLVREHLNLTASTEIAKARAELARCAIALNAPRQTINRSAQQLALLVGQNEPDAAWLQPGPPPKLGPWQLTSLPADLLRTRPEISIAEAQVLIAAGELGMSRADIYPRISLGASLQWSVNIASNRKRTRSGDSIFSAGPGISIPLFDWGQRLANAQAKDHQLQAAVLAYQQSVLQGVAEAETALGDLEQLRVYEQSSLHALTESQAYLDALEQRARLGLLSELDIDDARIEKLNALQQVARANAERGLAYITLYKALGGAPLPADTLKDID, via the coding sequence ATGCCCCTAAAGCCTCGAACAGCCATTTACTACCAGGTGAAGAACATCAAGCCTTTTATCAGACTTAGAACAGGTAGGACTAGGTTGGCTCTTTCGCTAATAGTGCTATTGGTGCTTGCCGGTTGCTCCGTGGCGCCGCTGCCTCCGCTGAACCCGGCGCCGCCTGATGCATGGCGTAATTCACGCGCCTATACCGCGCCTGCACACCCGGAGTTCAAGCAATGGTGGCATGCGTTCGGTGATCCCGAGCTGGACGCATTGGTGATTCGCGCCTTACAGAAAAACCTGGATGTTGCCGAGGCAACAGAGCGATTACGGGCAACACGAATACTCAGTCAGCGCGCGCAGTCGCCCTACTTGCCCGCACTGGGAATAAAAACCACCGATGCCGTCAGCCCCGACACCAGCACCTCTTACTTGCTCCTGGGGCTCGACGCACAATGGGAACTCCCGTTGTTTGGGGCGAAACAGAGTGCCGATCGTCTTGCCCATGGCCATGAAGCGCTGATGACGGGCGACTTACGCACGGTACGCGTGTCATTGGTCGCAGAAGTGAGCAGTCGTTGGATTGAACTGCGCGCGGCGCAGCAGCTTGAAGCCACCTTGAGCGCCATTGAGCAAGTGCAACGTAAAAAGCTGGAATTATTGCTTGTTCGCGAGCACCTGAATCTCACCGCCTCTACCGAAATTGCAAAGGCTCGGGCCGAACTGGCGCGTTGCGCAATTGCGCTGAATGCACCACGACAAACCATAAACCGAAGCGCGCAACAGTTAGCGCTACTGGTCGGACAAAACGAGCCGGATGCGGCGTGGCTGCAGCCCGGCCCCCCACCCAAACTGGGGCCTTGGCAACTGACCAGCTTACCGGCTGACCTGTTGCGAACGCGGCCTGAGATCAGTATTGCCGAAGCTCAGGTACTCATTGCCGCGGGCGAACTGGGTATGAGTCGGGCCGATATCTATCCCCGTATCAGTTTAGGTGCGTCATTGCAGTGGTCAGTCAATATTGCCAGCAACCGCAAACGAACGCGCAGTGGCGACAGCATCTTCTCGGCCGGACCTGGGATAAGTATCCCATTGTTCGACTGGGGTCAGCGATTGGCCAATGCACAGGCCAAGGACCATCAACTGCAGGCCGCGGTCCTGGCCTATCAACAATCCGTATTACAGGGCGTCGCTGAAGCGGAAACCGCGTTGGGAGACCTCGAGCAGTTGCGTGTGTATGAACAGTCGTCCCTGCACGCGTTAACCGAATCTCAAGCTTACCTTGACGCGCTGGAGCAACGCGCCCGATTGGGTTTGCTGAGTGAACTGGACATCGACGATGCCCGGATTGAGAAGCTGAACGCCCTGCAACAGGTGGCTCGCGCCAATGCCGAGCGAGGTTTGGCCTACATCACGCTGTACAAAGCATTAGGCGGTGCGCCATTGCCGGCAGATACCCTGAAGGACATTGACTGA
- a CDS encoding S24 family peptidase: MKFDGFNQRLRQAIGGETIYSFAKKSGISEPLLRKYLSGESVPSLEKAWKMAVTANVSLDWLAGKGAPHVIQQSSSTVSLDHHSQRLSIPPGDGAVKEFGGFSARLKKALGDETPHAFSNKCAIANSSLYSYLKGRVVPNIERAWKMAVVANVSLDWLAGGGCKESQPDQNGAGSGDNDAYVYIPLYEPVLRGRKGPGNLSANVLTHLAFPADSLHKQKLCPQQLLAIPVMGDSMAGILNAGDIVMIDLERNQLDADALYVIRLNDQLYAKRLQRLSDGSACIINENKAYRDVLVTKAQVNDIDIMGRVIWTSSWM; encoded by the coding sequence ATGAAATTTGATGGTTTTAATCAGCGGCTTAGACAGGCGATTGGCGGTGAAACAATCTATTCATTCGCGAAGAAAAGTGGTATTTCCGAACCCTTGTTGCGCAAATATTTGAGTGGTGAATCTGTCCCGAGTCTGGAAAAAGCCTGGAAAATGGCCGTCACGGCCAATGTCTCGCTTGATTGGTTGGCGGGGAAGGGAGCCCCGCACGTTATCCAGCAATCAAGCAGTACGGTATCCCTGGATCACCACTCACAACGTTTGAGCATTCCTCCTGGTGACGGCGCTGTCAAAGAATTTGGCGGGTTCAGCGCACGCTTGAAAAAAGCGCTGGGCGATGAAACACCCCACGCATTTTCAAATAAATGCGCAATCGCTAACAGTTCGCTATACAGTTATCTAAAAGGACGGGTTGTACCTAATATTGAAAGGGCCTGGAAAATGGCTGTCGTCGCCAACGTATCACTTGATTGGTTGGCGGGTGGGGGCTGTAAGGAGAGTCAGCCCGATCAAAATGGAGCAGGCAGTGGGGATAATGACGCCTACGTCTATATTCCACTTTACGAGCCTGTTTTGCGTGGCCGTAAGGGTCCAGGGAATCTCAGCGCAAACGTTCTCACCCACCTTGCGTTCCCCGCCGACTCATTGCACAAACAGAAACTGTGCCCGCAGCAGCTTTTAGCGATTCCAGTAATGGGTGATTCGATGGCTGGAATATTGAATGCGGGCGATATCGTAATGATTGACCTGGAACGCAACCAGCTCGATGCCGATGCCCTCTATGTGATTCGTTTGAACGACCAGTTGTATGCCAAGCGGCTGCAGCGACTTTCGGACGGTTCGGCATGCATCATTAATGAAAACAAGGCATACCGTGATGTGCTCGTAACAAAGGCTCAGGTCAATGATATTGACATTATGGGCCGTGTGATATGGACCTCCAGCTGGATGTAG
- a CDS encoding nucleoid-associated protein, with product MSYLRGKQVRKFDEYFGDVIGCQEGIYGPGETRKLLKAFSDFVESEDIVDEAARAKTATLMNYSMVQAKAKIEEPITFGELSGLIDEDRPKNFYGFIKAKV from the coding sequence ATCTCCTACCTCAGGGGCAAGCAGGTCCGCAAGTTCGACGAATACTTTGGCGATGTCATCGGCTGCCAGGAAGGCATCTACGGCCCGGGCGAAACCCGCAAGCTATTGAAGGCTTTCAGTGATTTTGTTGAGAGCGAGGACATAGTCGATGAGGCGGCGCGCGCGAAGACGGCCACCCTGATGAACTATTCCATGGTCCAGGCCAAGGCCAAGATCGAGGAACCGATCACGTTCGGCGAGCTGTCGGGCCTTATCGACGAAGACCGGCCGAAGAACTTCTACGGTTTCATCAAAGCGAAGGTCTAA
- a CDS encoding GNAT family N-acetyltransferase, which produces MEPRQKKVSHKLSEEFPEFSLRRIKLRKVRPEDVASVYAGLSDPRVVAHYGVSYTSLAATDEQMRWFEHIVVQKTGMWWAIALKTDDSMIGACGLNDWCHKHRKAEIGYWLMPEHWRQGLLTEALPSVVRYGLRDMGLHRIHADVEPDNEPSCALLKKFGFHLEGTLRDVELKDGKFLSLHQFSLLASDAGAGRFLR; this is translated from the coding sequence ATGGAGCCGCGTCAGAAAAAAGTGAGCCATAAATTGTCTGAAGAATTTCCAGAATTCTCGCTCAGGAGAATCAAGCTGAGAAAAGTCCGTCCTGAGGATGTTGCCTCTGTTTACGCGGGACTGTCGGATCCCCGTGTGGTCGCGCACTACGGTGTTTCCTATACAAGCCTGGCTGCTACCGATGAGCAGATGAGGTGGTTTGAGCACATAGTCGTGCAGAAGACAGGAATGTGGTGGGCTATCGCCCTGAAGACCGATGACTCAATGATCGGAGCATGCGGGCTGAATGATTGGTGCCACAAGCACCGCAAGGCTGAAATCGGCTATTGGTTGATGCCAGAGCACTGGCGACAAGGCCTTTTGACTGAAGCTCTGCCGTCAGTTGTGCGGTACGGCTTGCGCGATATGGGACTCCATCGTATCCACGCAGACGTAGAGCCCGATAACGAGCCCAGCTGCGCGCTTTTGAAAAAATTTGGATTTCACCTCGAAGGAACGCTTCGTGATGTTGAGCTGAAGGATGGCAAGTTTTTAAGCCTCCACCAGTTCAGCTTGCTTGCATCAGACGCGGGTGCAGGGCGGTTCCTGCGTTAA
- a CDS encoding ABC transporter ATP-binding protein, which yields MKPLRSAIPATLQASNIRKSFIAGGVTTAVLHDVNLAIRPGELTLISGPSGCGKSTLLAILSGLQRPEQGRVTALGHDLGKLDTHELEKFRLQHTGFIFQGFNLFPALNALQQVELPLSYLGLSAKDVTRRATQALEDVGLGPRMHLRPSELSGGEKQRVAIARAVAKEPELLFADEPTSALDAANGQIIIDILHRIARNRGTTVLCVSHDPRVINHSDRVLTIEDGRILADHASFSHAINIASKKEHVL from the coding sequence ATGAAACCGTTAAGATCAGCAATTCCAGCCACACTTCAGGCAAGCAATATTCGCAAATCCTTTATAGCGGGTGGCGTGACTACGGCTGTGCTGCATGATGTCAATCTGGCGATAAGGCCAGGCGAGCTGACGTTGATCTCAGGACCGTCCGGCTGTGGCAAGAGTACGTTACTGGCAATTCTCAGCGGCTTGCAACGGCCGGAACAAGGCCGCGTTACTGCGCTGGGGCATGACCTTGGGAAACTCGATACCCATGAGCTGGAAAAATTTCGCCTGCAACACACGGGATTTATTTTCCAGGGTTTCAATTTGTTTCCTGCCTTGAATGCGCTGCAACAGGTCGAGCTGCCCCTGAGCTACCTAGGTCTCTCGGCCAAGGACGTCACCAGACGTGCTACCCAAGCCTTGGAAGACGTTGGCCTGGGGCCGCGCATGCACCTGCGTCCTTCCGAGTTGTCCGGCGGTGAAAAGCAGCGCGTCGCCATTGCGCGAGCCGTGGCAAAGGAACCTGAACTGCTGTTCGCCGACGAACCCACCAGCGCATTGGATGCGGCCAACGGCCAGATCATTATCGACATACTGCACAGGATTGCGCGCAATCGAGGCACAACGGTGTTGTGCGTAAGCCATGACCCACGAGTGATAAATCATAGCGACCGTGTCTTGACCATTGAAGACGGTCGAATCCTGGCTGACCACGCCTCTTTCTCCCACGCAATCAACATCGCCAGTAAAAAGGAACATGTTTTATGA
- a CDS encoding nucleoid-associated protein: MAFSTTAVEHLTKLMEESKLSTGGHALFCHYQQGMTDYLVIALVQETEAVTMTEELALITVKRLDLDHI; the protein is encoded by the coding sequence TTGGCGTTCAGCACGACCGCGGTCGAACACCTGACCAAACTAATGGAAGAATCGAAGCTTTCCACCGGTGGACACGCGCTCTTCTGCCATTACCAGCAAGGCATGACCGATTACCTGGTCATCGCTCTGGTGCAGGAAACCGAAGCGGTGACCATGACCGAGGAACTGGCCCTGATAACAGTAAAGCGCCTGGACCTGGACCACATCTGA
- a CDS encoding DUF3606 domain-containing protein, translating into MNDRGPQDRARVNTSEAWELKHWTKEFGVTEQQLKDAVKAVGPMVADVRKKLGK; encoded by the coding sequence CTGAACGACCGTGGCCCGCAAGACCGTGCTCGAGTAAACACCTCCGAAGCCTGGGAGCTGAAACACTGGACGAAAGAGTTTGGCGTGACTGAGCAACAGCTCAAGGATGCAGTGAAGGCTGTTGGCCCAATGGTCGCCGACGTGCGTAAAAAACTCGGTAAATGA
- a CDS encoding HlyD family secretion protein, giving the protein MNPGSFRPLLALVLALCLTGCGMEDTSSGAVPAAPPYLAIARGRLDVEGGVLKLGTQREGVVKKIRVSEGDQVRKGQLLASLDSELAQLAVSAAQAEQQQLEVRAKQLARHFKAADLKAKRLTTAASVGAGDQQSADDAREAAQQLHDRIEDNDADAAVTRRKLASARYELEQRNIVSPADAQIVRSFVQLGASLSASSGPAFILLPTTERIIRAELNESFIGIVVPGMKAQVTDDTGSGLPAISAHVLRVSPVFGNSTLEDDPQTRGNLRTVECILVLDQAVPASVRIGQRMLVHFGVDRSQRKRFHSPFPADAE; this is encoded by the coding sequence ATGAATCCGGGTTCGTTTCGGCCATTGCTGGCACTGGTTCTCGCCCTGTGTCTTACCGGCTGCGGTATGGAAGACACCTCTTCAGGCGCAGTGCCTGCCGCCCCTCCCTACCTGGCCATCGCGCGCGGCCGTCTCGATGTTGAAGGCGGGGTCTTGAAGCTTGGCACGCAGCGAGAGGGCGTCGTGAAAAAAATCCGGGTAAGCGAGGGCGATCAGGTACGTAAAGGCCAATTGCTGGCCTCCCTGGACAGCGAACTTGCGCAACTGGCCGTCAGTGCGGCGCAGGCCGAGCAACAACAACTCGAGGTTCGCGCCAAGCAATTGGCCAGACACTTCAAGGCCGCTGATCTAAAGGCCAAACGGTTGACGACCGCTGCAAGCGTCGGGGCCGGCGATCAACAGAGTGCTGACGATGCGCGTGAGGCTGCGCAGCAGTTGCACGATCGAATTGAAGATAATGACGCGGACGCAGCCGTCACCAGGAGAAAACTGGCCAGTGCGCGCTATGAACTGGAACAGCGCAATATTGTTTCACCCGCGGATGCGCAGATTGTTCGTAGTTTTGTTCAACTGGGCGCGTCTCTCTCCGCGTCATCAGGACCCGCATTCATATTATTGCCCACTACAGAGCGCATCATACGGGCCGAGTTGAACGAGTCATTTATCGGCATCGTTGTCCCGGGTATGAAGGCACAAGTCACCGATGATACCGGCAGCGGACTACCGGCCATATCTGCCCATGTACTGCGTGTCAGCCCTGTGTTTGGTAATAGCACGCTTGAGGACGATCCGCAGACACGCGGTAATCTGCGTACCGTCGAATGCATATTGGTGCTCGATCAGGCGGTGCCCGCTTCCGTACGTATAGGACAAAGGATGTTGGTACATTTTGGCGTTGATCGCAGCCAGCGCAAACGCTTCCATAGCCCTTTTCCCGCTGATGCGGAATAA
- a CDS encoding ABC transporter permease, with amino-acid sequence MVALARQTLLYEWRRFLPAIIAVGFAGLLQLLQVGLVTGIFSSASVYITRSAADVWVGFPGTQSVNLGRTIDAGVEMRLRMDPDITRVEQFQWLDADWRGARDTGGVSVFVSGIEAGPRGLMFQQLLATPLRALLNEPGAVIVDRADLVTLGVNLGDVATINGRRVHVVGITGGLRALGGVNVLTSSSTARLLDTAIASDRTTYLVAKVRDPAQADAVAGRLEGATAFGSYAVWTAEQFAHRSQMYWIFDTGAGAGVLFMAAIVFLVGAVITSQTLVAAVAGSIREYATLNALGVGVNALRKVVMEQAFWVGAIGLLGSSILACGLFAIAWHFNVPVEISPAAVGACLLLSMILALVSGLAAIRTLRQADPASLLR; translated from the coding sequence ATGGTTGCCCTTGCGCGTCAAACGCTCCTCTACGAATGGCGCCGGTTCCTTCCCGCGATTATTGCGGTGGGTTTTGCCGGATTGCTGCAATTGCTCCAAGTGGGTCTGGTGACGGGAATCTTCAGTAGCGCCAGCGTCTATATCACCCGCTCCGCCGCCGATGTCTGGGTGGGATTCCCAGGCACTCAAAGCGTCAACCTGGGCCGAACAATAGACGCCGGCGTGGAGATGCGTCTGCGCATGGATCCCGACATCACCAGGGTTGAGCAATTTCAATGGCTGGATGCCGATTGGCGAGGCGCACGCGATACCGGCGGTGTCTCGGTATTTGTCTCTGGTATTGAGGCTGGGCCACGTGGATTGATGTTTCAGCAACTACTGGCTACGCCGCTACGCGCGCTTTTGAACGAGCCGGGAGCCGTCATCGTCGACCGCGCCGACCTGGTCACCCTGGGCGTCAATCTGGGGGACGTGGCCACCATTAACGGCCGTCGCGTACACGTCGTGGGCATCACCGGCGGCTTGCGGGCGTTGGGGGGTGTGAACGTGCTGACGTCGTCGTCCACCGCCCGGCTACTCGATACCGCCATCGCCAGTGACCGCACCACCTACCTGGTGGCCAAAGTGCGCGATCCGGCCCAGGCGGATGCGGTTGCCGGTCGTCTCGAAGGGGCGACGGCGTTCGGCAGCTACGCGGTCTGGACTGCAGAGCAATTTGCTCATCGCTCACAGATGTATTGGATTTTCGATACCGGGGCCGGGGCTGGGGTGTTGTTCATGGCCGCCATCGTATTTTTGGTCGGTGCGGTGATTACCAGCCAAACCCTGGTGGCCGCCGTGGCCGGTTCCATCCGTGAATACGCGACCTTGAACGCGCTTGGCGTCGGCGTAAACGCGCTGCGCAAAGTGGTGATGGAGCAAGCGTTCTGGGTCGGGGCGATCGGCCTGCTGGGCAGCAGCATCCTGGCTTGCGGATTGTTCGCCATCGCCTGGCATTTCAACGTTCCCGTGGAAATTTCACCCGCTGCGGTGGGCGCTTGCCTGCTGCTAAGCATGATTCTGGCGCTGGTATCCGGACTGGCAGCCATTCGAACCTTACGTCAAGCCGATCCGGCGAGTCTTCTGAGATAG
- a CDS encoding DUF6338 family protein: protein MDIWQTDKLILFIAFVIPGFLSIKFYQLIFPGTIRNASDQIIDAIAYSCINYALLFWAIVYVEGTGFRQIHPSLYYMFYVFVLFVFPFFLVLAWKWLRTHERFKGTAPHPTPKPWDFIFKQAKPFWIIVYLKNGNKVGGKYSGKSFASSFPADEQIYLEEAWLVSDAGLLDRAVKQSAGVLVMASEISYVEFFHYN from the coding sequence TTGGACATCTGGCAAACTGACAAGCTAATTCTATTTATTGCTTTTGTTATTCCTGGCTTTTTAAGTATTAAGTTTTATCAATTGATATTTCCGGGAACAATCAGAAATGCTTCAGACCAAATTATCGATGCAATCGCATATAGCTGCATAAATTATGCTTTGCTCTTTTGGGCGATAGTTTATGTAGAGGGTACAGGCTTTAGGCAAATTCACCCTTCGCTATACTACATGTTTTACGTTTTTGTTCTGTTTGTTTTCCCTTTTTTTCTAGTACTGGCTTGGAAGTGGCTTCGAACGCACGAAAGGTTTAAAGGTACCGCGCCGCATCCGACGCCCAAGCCTTGGGATTTCATTTTTAAGCAAGCGAAGCCCTTTTGGATTATTGTCTATCTAAAAAATGGAAATAAGGTAGGAGGAAAGTATTCGGGAAAATCTTTTGCTTCCAGTTTTCCAGCAGATGAGCAGATTTATTTGGAAGAGGCTTGGCTAGTATCCGATGCAGGACTGCTTGATAGAGCAGTAAAGCAAAGTGCAGGCGTGCTAGTTATGGCGTCTGAGATTTCTTATGTGGAATTCTTCCACTATAACTAA